A genome region from Pseudanabaena sp. Chao 1811 includes the following:
- the rsgA gene encoding small ribosomal subunit biogenesis GTPase RsgA — protein sequence MLALKGTVLAVQANFYRVRLDRAFRLELLDEFGQNTSQLIDELLCTRRARLKKIGQQICVGDRVTIEEPDWHGRRGAISEVDPRRNLLDRPTVANVDRILLVFALAEPNLDPHQLSRFLVKAESTQVEVLLCLNKRDLVSDEVWQSWSDRLKSWGYPPVAISTYTHEGINELAQHLQTGVTVVAGLSGVGKSSLINLLIPNLQVRVGEVSQRLGHGRHTTRHVELFALPAGGYLADTPGFMQPNLTVIPQELADCFPEAKQRLSAGDVCHFNNCLHRRDEPNCLVRGDWERYEHYLAYLEEAIAYQQKLKNTTTADSSLKVKDASDGKQQEPRLLKKRYRRESRRSEHQNLDEDLD from the coding sequence ATGTTGGCTCTAAAAGGTACGGTCTTGGCTGTACAAGCCAACTTTTATCGGGTCAGGCTAGATCGAGCTTTCCGTTTAGAGTTGCTTGATGAATTTGGACAAAATACTAGTCAGCTTATTGATGAACTCCTCTGTACAAGACGCGCAAGACTAAAAAAAATTGGGCAGCAAATCTGTGTAGGTGATCGCGTTACTATCGAGGAACCCGACTGGCATGGTAGAAGGGGGGCAATCTCAGAAGTAGACCCACGCCGTAATTTGCTAGACCGTCCAACGGTAGCAAATGTTGATCGCATCTTATTAGTTTTTGCCCTTGCTGAGCCAAATCTTGATCCGCACCAACTTAGTCGCTTTTTGGTTAAAGCTGAAAGCACTCAGGTTGAGGTTTTGCTTTGCCTGAATAAGCGCGATTTAGTTAGTGATGAGGTATGGCAGTCTTGGAGCGATCGCCTCAAGTCTTGGGGATATCCTCCAGTTGCCATTAGCACCTATACCCATGAAGGGATTAATGAACTAGCTCAACATTTACAAACTGGTGTCACCGTCGTCGCAGGGCTATCGGGCGTTGGTAAATCCAGTCTAATTAATTTATTAATTCCCAATTTACAAGTTCGTGTTGGTGAAGTTTCTCAGCGATTGGGGCATGGGCGACATACAACGCGCCATGTTGAACTCTTTGCTTTGCCTGCGGGCGGCTATCTGGCGGATACCCCCGGATTCATGCAGCCCAATCTCACCGTAATTCCGCAAGAATTAGCGGATTGTTTTCCTGAAGCTAAGCAAAGATTAAGCGCTGGCGATGTCTGTCATTTTAATAATTGTTTACATCGTCGCGACGAGCCTAATTGCTTAGTACGCGGTGATTGGGAACGTTACGAGCATTACCTCGCCTATCTCGAAGAGGCGATCGCCTATCAACAAAAGCTCAAAAATACTACTACAGCTGATTCTTCGCTAAAAGTTAAAGATGCCAGTGATGGGAAACAACAGGAGCCAAGATTACTCAAAAAGCGCTACCGTCGTGAGTCGCGCCGCAGTGAACATCAAAATTTAGATGAAGATTTGGATTAA
- a CDS encoding cytochrome c oxidase subunit 3 translates to MQGSIATTTTISEDTIHAHESTGHAEHPDLRVFGLIVFLISEGMLFFGLFAAYLTFRSVATSWPPEGTPELELLLPGINTIILVSSSFVIHQADSAIKENKVKAAQLWFLATFIMGAIFIAGQIYEYQHLEFGLTTNLFASTFYVLTGFHGLHVIIGLTLIASVLVRSLKAGHYSSTSHFGIEAASIYWHFVDIVWIILFLLLYIL, encoded by the coding sequence ATGCAAGGATCGATCGCTACCACTACGACAATCTCTGAAGATACAATTCATGCCCATGAGTCAACGGGTCATGCCGAACATCCTGACCTAAGGGTTTTTGGACTAATTGTCTTCCTGATTTCTGAAGGAATGCTCTTCTTCGGGCTGTTCGCCGCCTACCTGACCTTTCGCTCTGTCGCCACCTCATGGCCGCCCGAAGGCACACCTGAACTCGAACTTCTGTTACCCGGAATTAACACAATCATTCTGGTATCGAGTAGCTTTGTGATTCACCAAGCCGATAGCGCGATCAAAGAGAATAAAGTTAAAGCTGCTCAGCTATGGTTTCTCGCGACCTTCATCATGGGCGCGATCTTCATTGCTGGGCAGATCTATGAATACCAGCATTTAGAATTTGGGCTGACCACAAACCTATTTGCGAGTACCTTTTATGTCCTCACAGGCTTTCATGGTTTGCACGTCATCATCGGTTTGACCTTAATTGCTTCCGTATTGGTGCGATCGCTTAAGGCAGGACATTACAGTAGTACCAGTCATTTTGGCATCGAAGCTGCCTCCATCTATTGGCACTTTGTCGATATTGTCTGGATTATTCTATTTCTGTTACTTTATATTCTCTAA
- a CDS encoding cytochrome c oxidase subunit II, whose product MKVNNKLISIVVIIGLIIAASIWYGRNNGLLPVAAGDEATLYDGLFNTILAIAAGFFLIVEGVLLYSIIKFRKRKGDEADGPAIHENLTLEIAWTAIPTVIVMWVAIYSFDVYTAMQGTQDLSGMAHGGMHNAVAHVDHAAHHESGGMHSNSMTSKATLASSNNNGVMMAGVIPSEDSDVVAINVSAMQFAWVFNYTDEIATAELHVPVGKKIRLNMNAVDVLHAFWVPQLRIKQDVIPGRETYLEFTPRVVGEYPVVCAELCGSYHGGMRTTMVIDTPEDYAKWLKEQQEIASNDPEAIVASRPPSQMSEQEYLAGKVAQMGITSKK is encoded by the coding sequence ATGAAAGTAAACAACAAACTAATTTCCATAGTCGTCATCATTGGGCTGATCATTGCCGCCAGCATTTGGTATGGTCGCAACAATGGCTTGCTTCCCGTTGCCGCAGGTGATGAAGCTACTCTGTATGACGGCTTATTCAACACGATCCTCGCGATCGCGGCGGGATTTTTCCTCATCGTTGAGGGAGTCTTGCTATATTCGATCATCAAATTTCGGAAGCGCAAAGGCGATGAAGCCGATGGACCTGCAATCCACGAGAACCTAACCCTCGAAATAGCTTGGACAGCAATTCCTACCGTAATTGTGATGTGGGTCGCGATCTATAGCTTTGATGTCTATACTGCGATGCAAGGTACACAAGATCTGAGTGGTATGGCTCATGGTGGAATGCACAATGCCGTTGCCCATGTAGATCATGCTGCCCATCATGAAAGTGGTGGAATGCACTCAAACTCTATGACATCGAAAGCAACACTAGCTTCGTCGAATAATAATGGCGTAATGATGGCGGGGGTCATACCATCAGAGGATTCCGATGTTGTCGCGATCAATGTCAGTGCCATGCAGTTTGCTTGGGTTTTTAACTACACTGATGAAATTGCCACTGCGGAATTACATGTGCCTGTCGGCAAAAAGATTCGTTTAAATATGAATGCTGTTGATGTTCTCCATGCTTTTTGGGTTCCTCAATTACGCATCAAACAGGACGTAATCCCCGGACGTGAAACCTATCTCGAATTTACGCCCCGTGTTGTTGGGGAATATCCTGTCGTCTGCGCTGAGCTGTGCGGTTCCTATCATGGCGGTATGCGTACCACTATGGTGATTGATACTCCCGAAGACTATGCCAAGTGGCTCAAAGAACAGCAAGAAATCGCTAGCAACGATCCAGAAGCGATCGTCGCCTCACGTCCTCCATCCCAAATGTCAGAGCAGGAATACCTTGCAGGCAAGGTCGCTCAGATGGGCATAACAAGTAAAAAGTAA
- the crtA gene encoding cyanoexosortase A, giving the protein MLNNILRGDFTDFLNSLQQTLRKLEFWLLATWVSLIAINVALQCRLGDNLDDTAMVILTWAVAVLLVIRNRHNFKFETTPSAIATGALLITWVLIKSLLTRRVYDILFILTPVMSTIGMALIASGWKGLKQYWQPILLTATLGTPVPFLFSAIEKFIPVNAFTAQFANSVLWYGGLKVVQQGVTILSPYGAVEVARGCAGLPPIFMLLRITLMFVLVFPVSRFHMWIMFPSAVAIAFIVNSLRVSLLVTISNQADLFKYWHDGDGSQMFSVISVSALLAFCNWLTRDDDDEGEYEEA; this is encoded by the coding sequence ATGCTCAACAATATTTTGCGCGGTGACTTTACTGATTTCCTAAATTCCTTACAACAAACATTGCGGAAATTAGAATTTTGGTTACTAGCAACATGGGTAAGTCTCATCGCCATTAATGTCGCACTTCAATGTCGTCTGGGGGATAATCTTGACGATACAGCGATGGTAATTTTGACTTGGGCAGTAGCGGTTTTATTAGTAATTCGTAATCGCCACAATTTCAAATTTGAGACAACACCATCAGCGATTGCTACTGGTGCATTATTAATTACTTGGGTACTAATTAAAAGCTTATTAACCCGTAGAGTTTACGATATTCTATTTATCCTTACACCTGTGATGTCAACGATTGGGATGGCACTAATTGCCTCAGGTTGGAAAGGATTAAAGCAATATTGGCAGCCGATTTTGCTGACAGCAACGCTAGGAACACCTGTTCCATTTTTATTCTCAGCGATCGAAAAATTTATCCCCGTTAATGCCTTTACTGCTCAATTTGCTAATTCTGTATTGTGGTATGGAGGCTTAAAAGTTGTGCAACAGGGAGTAACAATTCTCAGTCCCTATGGTGCGGTGGAAGTTGCTAGAGGTTGTGCAGGACTGCCACCAATTTTCATGCTCCTTCGCATTACTTTGATGTTTGTCTTAGTTTTTCCTGTATCCCGATTCCATATGTGGATTATGTTTCCTTCGGCTGTAGCGATCGCTTTTATTGTTAATTCCTTGAGAGTGTCATTGCTGGTGACTATTTCTAACCAAGCAGACCTATTCAAATATTGGCATGATGGGGATGGTTCACAAATGTTTTCAGTTATTTCTGTATCGGCTCTATTAGCTTTCTGTAATTGGCTAACTAGAGATGACGATGATGAAGGTGAATACGAAGAAGCCTAA
- a CDS encoding acyl-CoA thioesterase produces MADLPSTTLTSEITKFQPTNTNDGWFNYPVRVYPHHTDYSGVVWHGMYLTWMEEARVECLRTVGMSFEELVSAGVDLPVAEMSLRYHRSARMGDDVLVMTKLVPDKVRLNWEYQIRTETDLCVTATVTLVPVDFEKRKLLRSLPSSLEGAIAKLTGI; encoded by the coding sequence ATGGCAGATTTACCTTCTACAACTCTAACCAGTGAGATTACTAAATTTCAACCAACTAATACCAATGATGGTTGGTTTAACTACCCTGTGCGGGTCTATCCCCACCATACGGACTATTCAGGTGTAGTTTGGCATGGTATGTACTTAACTTGGATGGAAGAGGCAAGGGTAGAATGCTTGCGGACAGTGGGGATGAGCTTTGAGGAACTAGTCTCGGCAGGGGTGGATTTACCTGTAGCAGAGATGTCTTTGCGTTATCACCGTTCAGCAAGGATGGGAGATGATGTGCTGGTCATGACGAAGCTTGTGCCAGATAAGGTACGTCTAAACTGGGAATATCAAATTCGTACAGAAACAGATCTATGTGTAACAGCAACGGTGACACTCGTACCTGTAGATTTTGAGAAACGTAAGTTGTTGCGATCGCTACCAAGCTCTTTAGAAGGGGCGATCGCCAAACTTACAGGAATTTAG
- the ctaD gene encoding cytochrome c oxidase subunit I has product MTQTLTPTQSSTAGAEPQKTPWWEFFTFSVDHKVIGIQYLVTSFMFYLIGGALASAVRVELATPDSDLVDPAFYNSLFTMHGTVMIFLWIVPAVTGGFGNYLVPLMIGARDMAFPKLNAIAFWLTIPAGLLLMGSFFVGPASTGWTAYPPLSILTDEHVGQAIWILSILLVGTSSILAAVNFIVTIWSMRMKGMDLFSMPLFCWAMMATSVLALLATPVLAGAMVLLGFDLLIGTNFFNPTGGGDPVVYQHLFWFYSHPAVYVMILPVFGIISEVIPPHSRKPIFGYKAIAYSSMMICALGLFVWAHHMFTSGTPDWLRVFFMVATLLVAVPTGIKVFSWVATLWGGKLRLDSPLLFAMGFISTFLIGGLSGVMLGSAPVDIHVHDTYFVVAHFHYVLFGGSVFGIYAGLYHWFPKMTGRMLNEFWGKIHFVLTFIGMHLTFGPMHILGLQGMPRRVAQYDPQFAPINVICTIGALILAFSTVPFVINAVYSWFKGEQAPDNPWNALTLEWTTSSPPIPHNWVGDPVLATGPYDYGEEYKEDRQEAIAVS; this is encoded by the coding sequence ATGACCCAAACTCTCACTCCAACTCAAAGCTCGACCGCAGGGGCAGAACCCCAAAAGACTCCTTGGTGGGAGTTCTTTACCTTTAGCGTCGATCACAAAGTAATTGGGATTCAATATCTCGTTACGTCATTTATGTTTTATTTGATCGGTGGGGCGCTCGCCTCGGCGGTGCGTGTGGAGCTTGCTACACCCGATTCCGATCTCGTTGATCCCGCTTTTTATAACAGCCTGTTTACCATGCACGGTACGGTGATGATCTTTTTGTGGATCGTGCCTGCGGTAACGGGTGGTTTCGGCAATTACCTTGTGCCTCTGATGATTGGGGCGCGCGATATGGCTTTCCCAAAATTGAATGCGATCGCCTTTTGGTTGACGATTCCTGCGGGACTCCTGCTCATGGGCAGCTTCTTTGTAGGGCCTGCTTCCACAGGCTGGACAGCCTATCCACCTTTGAGCATTTTGACCGATGAGCATGTCGGACAAGCGATTTGGATTCTCAGCATCCTTTTGGTGGGGACTTCATCAATCTTGGCGGCGGTGAATTTTATCGTCACGATCTGGTCAATGCGGATGAAGGGGATGGATCTGTTCAGTATGCCTCTATTTTGCTGGGCGATGATGGCAACATCGGTATTGGCGCTATTGGCAACCCCTGTATTAGCTGGCGCAATGGTGCTGCTAGGATTTGACCTGTTGATCGGTACTAACTTCTTTAATCCCACAGGCGGTGGCGATCCCGTTGTCTATCAGCACTTATTTTGGTTCTATTCTCACCCTGCCGTCTATGTGATGATTTTGCCTGTATTTGGGATTATTTCTGAAGTGATTCCACCTCACAGCCGCAAACCGATTTTTGGATATAAGGCGATCGCCTATTCCAGCATGATGATTTGCGCTTTGGGCTTATTTGTGTGGGCGCACCATATGTTTACCAGTGGTACACCTGACTGGTTGCGCGTATTCTTTATGGTGGCGACTTTGCTAGTTGCCGTGCCAACTGGCATCAAAGTATTTAGCTGGGTTGCTACGCTTTGGGGTGGTAAGTTGCGCTTAGATAGTCCCTTGCTTTTTGCGATGGGCTTTATCTCCACCTTCTTAATCGGTGGTTTGAGCGGCGTTATGCTGGGTTCGGCTCCCGTTGATATCCATGTTCATGATACATATTTTGTAGTGGCTCACTTCCATTACGTCCTCTTTGGTGGCAGTGTGTTTGGCATTTATGCTGGTCTATACCACTGGTTCCCCAAGATGACTGGACGGATGTTGAACGAATTTTGGGGCAAAATACATTTTGTGCTGACCTTTATCGGAATGCACTTAACCTTTGGTCCGATGCATATTCTTGGTTTGCAGGGAATGCCGCGCCGCGTTGCCCAGTACGATCCGCAATTTGCGCCCATTAATGTGATCTGTACTATTGGCGCATTGATCTTGGCATTTTCTACAGTTCCTTTCGTGATCAATGCCGTTTACAGTTGGTTTAAGGGTGAGCAAGCTCCCGATAATCCTTGGAATGCCCTAACTCTGGAATGGACAACCTCTTCGCCTCCTATTCCCCATAACTGGGTTGGCGATCCTGTACTAGCGACAGGACCTTATGACTACGGTGAAGAGTATAAAGAAGATCGTCAAGAAGCGATCGCCGTATCTTAA
- a CDS encoding 2Fe-2S iron-sulfur cluster-binding protein, with the protein MANITFVNEGKEAIAMDGANLRIKALENNIDIYKFVAKLTNCNGYGQCATCVVEIVDGLENLSPRTEFEEKKLKNKSANYRLACQTLVNGDVSVKTKP; encoded by the coding sequence ATGGCAAACATTACGTTTGTGAATGAAGGCAAGGAAGCGATCGCTATGGATGGCGCAAACCTCCGCATCAAGGCTCTCGAAAACAATATCGATATCTACAAATTTGTTGCGAAGCTCACTAACTGTAATGGTTATGGACAATGTGCCACCTGTGTTGTCGAGATTGTGGATGGACTAGAAAATCTATCCCCTAGAACTGAATTTGAAGAAAAAAAGCTTAAAAATAAATCTGCTAACTATCGTCTTGCTTGTCAGACATTAGTTAACGGCGATGTTAGCGTAAAGACAAAGCCCTAG
- the dnaJ gene encoding molecular chaperone DnaJ gives MARDYYEILGVDRNTDKEEIKRAYRRLARKYHPDVNKEAGADERFKEINRAYEVLSEPETRARYDRFGEAGVSGGGGAPDMGDMGGFADIFESFFSGFSNTGQQQARRRSGPTRGEDLRFDLKLEFREAVFGGEKQIKISHLETCGTCSGSGAKAGTRPRTCGTCSGTGQVRRATRTPFGSFTQVSTCPTCNGTGQTIEDKCESCNGLGLNQVTKKLKITIPAGVDSGTRLRVSNEGDAGQRGGPSGDLYVYLFVQADNEFEREGINILSEIKISYLQAILGDKITINTVDGKKPLTIPAGTQPDTVLTLEGLGVPKLGNPVARGDHLIRVKIDIPTKIGSEEREVLEKLKEKQFGNAAKGGIGDILGGIFGNQK, from the coding sequence ATGGCGCGTGATTATTACGAAATCCTTGGAGTTGATCGCAATACTGACAAAGAGGAAATCAAACGAGCATATCGACGTTTAGCTCGAAAATATCACCCCGATGTCAATAAAGAAGCGGGGGCAGATGAACGATTTAAAGAAATTAATCGTGCTTACGAAGTTCTCTCAGAACCAGAGACTCGTGCACGTTATGACCGCTTTGGCGAAGCTGGCGTATCAGGCGGCGGTGGCGCACCTGATATGGGCGATATGGGTGGATTTGCTGATATCTTTGAAAGCTTCTTTAGTGGCTTTTCTAATACGGGGCAACAGCAAGCACGCCGTCGCAGTGGACCTACTCGCGGCGAAGATTTACGCTTCGATCTCAAGTTAGAATTTCGTGAAGCCGTATTTGGTGGCGAAAAGCAGATCAAAATTTCGCACTTAGAAACCTGTGGCACTTGTAGCGGCTCGGGGGCAAAAGCAGGAACTAGACCGCGTACTTGTGGCACTTGTAGCGGTACTGGTCAAGTACGTCGCGCCACACGTACCCCCTTTGGTAGTTTTACGCAGGTTTCTACCTGTCCTACCTGTAATGGTACTGGTCAAACCATTGAGGACAAATGCGAAAGCTGTAATGGTTTAGGGCTCAATCAAGTTACCAAGAAACTGAAAATCACCATTCCCGCAGGTGTTGATAGTGGTACAAGATTGCGTGTATCTAACGAAGGTGATGCAGGACAGCGTGGAGGTCCTTCGGGCGATCTCTATGTTTATCTATTCGTCCAAGCTGACAACGAGTTTGAGCGCGAAGGCATTAACATTCTTTCGGAAATCAAGATTAGCTACCTACAAGCCATCCTTGGTGACAAGATTACAATTAACACCGTTGATGGCAAGAAACCGCTCACAATTCCCGCAGGTACGCAACCTGATACAGTACTGACCCTAGAGGGATTAGGTGTACCTAAATTGGGCAATCCCGTCGCTCGTGGCGATCATTTAATCAGAGTCAAGATTGATATTCCGACCAAAATCGGTAGTGAAGAACGGGAAGTCCTCGAAAAGCTCAAAGAAAAGCAATTTGGGAATGCTGCTAAAGGTGGCATTGGCGATATTTTAGGCGGCATATTTGGCAACCAAAAGTAA
- the argJ gene encoding bifunctional ornithine acetyltransferase/N-acetylglutamate synthase: MADWQVIAGGVTAAKGYKAAGITAGLKPSGAPDLTLIASDVPAIAAGVFTKSCVRAACVDFNREVLAKGGKVSAILCNAGQANASTGEEGWRNAVECAELVQKALATEDGVLVASTGVIGKQLLMDKMRAGIAKIATLISPDGGEAASKAIMTTDTVPKSIALETVIDGKPVRIGGICKGSGMIHPNMATMLGFVTCDAGVEPKLWQKMLSSSIEASFNQVTVDGDTSTNDMVLALSNGQSGVNIDDESSPAAQQLQAMLQEVCMSLAKAIARDGEGATCMIEVNVSGASSTEDARKIAKTIVGSSLVKSAVFGNDPNWGRIAAAAGRADVNFNQDVLNIQLGNFVMMQDGTPQDYDRAAASDYLKNDTVIINVGVGDGDGSGTAWGCDLSYDYVKINAEYTT; this comes from the coding sequence ATGGCAGATTGGCAAGTAATTGCAGGCGGCGTGACTGCCGCTAAGGGCTATAAAGCTGCAGGAATCACCGCAGGATTGAAACCATCGGGCGCACCTGACTTAACTCTAATTGCATCTGATGTACCTGCGATCGCCGCAGGAGTATTTACCAAATCCTGTGTTCGTGCTGCCTGTGTGGACTTTAATCGTGAAGTCTTAGCCAAGGGTGGTAAGGTCAGCGCAATTCTCTGCAATGCGGGTCAAGCCAATGCCAGTACAGGCGAAGAAGGTTGGCGTAATGCCGTGGAATGTGCGGAACTCGTCCAAAAAGCTTTAGCTACCGAAGATGGTGTTTTAGTTGCATCAACGGGTGTCATCGGCAAGCAACTGCTCATGGACAAAATGCGGGCAGGCATTGCCAAAATTGCAACCCTAATTTCACCCGATGGTGGTGAAGCTGCCTCCAAAGCGATCATGACTACCGATACTGTGCCGAAAAGTATTGCCTTGGAAACCGTAATTGATGGTAAGCCTGTGAGAATTGGCGGCATCTGTAAAGGTTCGGGCATGATTCACCCCAATATGGCAACGATGCTCGGATTTGTCACCTGTGATGCGGGTGTCGAACCCAAGCTCTGGCAAAAAATGCTGTCAAGCTCAATCGAGGCAAGTTTTAACCAAGTCACCGTCGATGGTGATACTAGTACCAATGACATGGTGCTAGCCCTGAGCAATGGACAGTCAGGCGTAAACATTGATGACGAAAGCTCTCCTGCGGCGCAACAATTACAAGCGATGCTGCAAGAAGTATGTATGAGTCTTGCTAAGGCGATCGCTCGCGATGGCGAAGGCGCAACCTGTATGATCGAGGTCAATGTTTCAGGAGCATCTAGCACTGAGGATGCTCGTAAAATTGCCAAAACCATTGTCGGCTCATCATTAGTAAAATCTGCTGTCTTTGGTAATGATCCTAACTGGGGCAGAATTGCTGCCGCTGCAGGACGCGCAGATGTGAACTTTAATCAAGATGTGTTGAATATTCAACTAGGTAATTTTGTGATGATGCAGGATGGCACACCACAGGATTACGATCGCGCCGCCGCCAGCGACTACCTCAAAAATGACACCGTGATCATCAATGTCGGTGTGGGCGATGGCGATGGCAGTGGCACAGCTTGGGGCTGTGATCTCAGCTACGATTACGTCAAAATCAACGCTGAATATACGACCTAA
- a CDS encoding sulfurtransferase TusA family protein, with protein MCIQAIQSIDLRGVPCPLSFVRAKLHLEKLETGQLLEVLLDGGEPIEQVPNSLISDGHKVKGIEERDRFFALTVQKA; from the coding sequence ATGTGCATTCAGGCTATCCAATCAATCGATTTACGCGGTGTTCCCTGTCCTCTTAGTTTTGTGCGGGCAAAATTGCATTTAGAAAAATTGGAAACAGGACAACTGCTGGAGGTTCTGCTCGATGGGGGGGAGCCGATTGAGCAAGTCCCCAATAGCCTTATTTCTGATGGACATAAGGTTAAGGGGATTGAAGAGCGCGATCGCTTTTTCGCATTAACAGTCCAAAAAGCATGA
- a CDS encoding DUF3110 domain-containing protein, with product MQVWVLLFNANTDNEGIYTLEIEGNNIVIAFEQEDDAIRYAGLLEAQDFLSPTVESIDSEDLEAFCRDADYELNIVPTEGLLVPPEKNVDKTDWSKDLEKDQSEPEEELIVEDPVIAMMRRRLENLL from the coding sequence ATGCAAGTTTGGGTATTGCTGTTTAACGCCAACACCGATAATGAAGGTATCTACACCCTAGAAATTGAAGGCAACAACATTGTGATTGCTTTTGAGCAAGAGGATGATGCAATTCGTTATGCAGGTCTACTAGAAGCGCAGGATTTTTTATCGCCAACAGTAGAAAGCATTGACAGTGAAGATTTAGAAGCATTTTGTCGAGATGCAGACTATGAACTAAACATTGTGCCAACCGAAGGTCTGCTAGTTCCCCCTGAGAAAAATGTTGATAAAACTGATTGGTCTAAGGATCTTGAAAAGGATCAGTCAGAACCAGAAGAGGAACTCATAGTCGAAGATCCCGTAATTGCCATGATGCGTCGCCGCCTAGAGAATTTACTGTAG
- a CDS encoding PsbP-related protein: MKKYISLAAGLVLFAVSACTPSTPVADNATPTKSASPTATSSEKPSEKPKDSATPKASDKPTTNSEGWQDYKSAAGKFSIQLPSKPQEQSQDQKTDVGTIKLNMVIAEANDSGYFVGYADFPNKIANPADVQKGLSDSVKGSVGNLKGEIKSEKESTLGDIPCRDFEAIGKVKTTDVSMKGRFCLADNRLYQVFALGAKDKLAATDVDRFITSFKIEK; encoded by the coding sequence ATGAAAAAGTATATTTCCCTTGCTGCTGGTTTAGTCTTATTTGCAGTCAGTGCTTGCACTCCCTCTACGCCTGTAGCTGATAATGCCACCCCTACAAAATCCGCATCACCTACAGCAACATCCTCAGAAAAGCCTTCAGAAAAACCCAAGGATAGTGCAACACCCAAAGCATCTGACAAACCAACCACCAATTCTGAGGGTTGGCAAGACTACAAATCTGCGGCTGGGAAATTTAGTATCCAGTTACCTAGCAAGCCACAGGAACAGTCCCAAGATCAGAAAACTGATGTGGGAACGATTAAGTTAAATATGGTAATTGCGGAAGCTAATGATTCAGGCTATTTTGTGGGTTATGCAGACTTTCCTAATAAGATCGCTAATCCTGCGGATGTCCAGAAGGGACTCTCAGATTCGGTAAAAGGCTCCGTTGGTAATCTGAAGGGAGAAATTAAGTCTGAGAAAGAATCTACTCTTGGTGATATTCCTTGCCGTGATTTTGAAGCTATTGGAAAGGTCAAAACGACAGATGTATCAATGAAAGGAAGGTTTTGCCTTGCCGACAATCGACTCTATCAGGTGTTTGCCTTAGGAGCAAAGGATAAGCTAGCAGCTACTGATGTCGATCGCTTTATTACTTCTTTTAAAATCGAAAAGTAA